A region from the Vibrio navarrensis genome encodes:
- a CDS encoding NupC/NupG family nucleoside CNT transporter, with protein sequence MSILFGLLGVIALLGCAVLLSESRRSINWRTVSRALLLQVCFAALVLYFPWGQVALASLSGAVSGLLGFADEGIAFLFGDLASSGFIFAVRVLPIIIFFSALISALYYLGIMQKVIQFLGGGIQKFLGTSKAESLVATGNIFLSQGESPLLIRPFLPKMTRSELFAVMVGGMASVAGSVLGGYAGLGVELKYLIAASFMAAPGSLLMAKIIIPERATPCDYNDIALDKSDQSNVIDALASGAMGGMKVAVAVGTMLIAFVSVIAMVNTGLENLGELLGFSGITLQAMFGYLFSPLAWLIGVPAHEVLAAGSYIGQKIVMNEFVAFIDFVEHKALLSEHSQVIITFALCGFANIGSIAIQLGSIGVMAPERRGDVANMGLKAVAAGTLANLMSACLAGIFIAL encoded by the coding sequence ATGAGCATTCTATTTGGTCTTCTGGGTGTGATCGCCCTTCTTGGCTGCGCGGTTTTGTTGTCTGAAAGCCGCCGTTCGATTAACTGGCGTACGGTGTCTCGCGCTTTACTGCTGCAAGTCTGTTTTGCTGCGCTGGTGCTGTATTTTCCTTGGGGACAAGTTGCGCTGGCGTCACTCAGTGGTGCAGTATCAGGTTTGTTGGGCTTTGCCGATGAAGGTATTGCGTTCTTATTTGGCGATTTGGCGTCTTCAGGCTTTATTTTTGCTGTGCGTGTATTACCTATCATCATCTTTTTTAGCGCTCTAATTTCGGCACTTTACTACCTTGGCATTATGCAAAAGGTGATTCAGTTTCTTGGTGGTGGCATTCAAAAATTTCTTGGTACCAGCAAAGCCGAGTCTTTGGTTGCAACCGGTAACATATTCCTCTCGCAGGGTGAGTCGCCTTTATTGATCCGTCCTTTCTTGCCGAAAATGACCCGTTCGGAGCTGTTTGCAGTGATGGTAGGCGGCATGGCGTCGGTGGCGGGCAGTGTGCTTGGCGGTTACGCGGGCTTGGGTGTTGAGCTTAAATATCTGATTGCGGCCAGTTTCATGGCGGCGCCCGGTAGCCTATTGATGGCGAAAATCATCATTCCTGAGCGCGCAACGCCTTGCGATTACAACGACATTGCGCTGGACAAATCGGATCAAAGCAATGTGATTGACGCGTTAGCCAGCGGCGCGATGGGCGGGATGAAAGTCGCAGTGGCGGTCGGAACCATGCTGATTGCGTTTGTCAGCGTGATCGCGATGGTGAACACTGGGCTGGAAAATCTGGGTGAACTGCTGGGCTTTAGCGGCATCACATTGCAAGCGATGTTCGGTTACCTCTTCTCACCTTTAGCGTGGCTGATTGGTGTGCCTGCGCATGAAGTGTTGGCGGCGGGCTCTTACATCGGGCAGAAAATCGTAATGAATGAGTTTGTTGCCTTTATCGATTTTGTTGAGCACAAAGCACTCTTGTCTGAACACAGCCAAGTGATCATCACCTTTGCTCTGTGTGGTTTTGCCAATATCGGTTCTATCGCCATTCAGTTGGGATCAATTGGCGTGATGGCACCAGAGCGTCGTGGCGATGTGGCCAACATGGGCTTGAAAGCCGTTGCGGCGGGCACGTTGGCGAACTTAATGAGTGCGTGTTTGGCGGGCATTTTTATCGCCTTGTAA
- a CDS encoding YibL family ribosome-associated protein, with translation MSIKNDIQKLHNRLDTCQRKLETARTRGDQEMITKFTNEVDELSKSLSQLKHKQNYELNKERKSLLDMPFSREITKEEQADIGKLKKRVKGLVIVHPMTKIGKELRLDVMTGFAPKAF, from the coding sequence ATGAGCATAAAAAACGACATCCAGAAGCTGCACAACCGTTTAGACACTTGTCAGCGTAAACTTGAAACCGCACGTACTCGCGGTGATCAGGAAATGATCACCAAATTCACCAATGAAGTGGATGAACTGTCTAAGTCACTGTCCCAACTCAAGCACAAGCAAAATTACGAGCTAAATAAAGAGCGTAAGAGTTTGCTCGACATGCCTTTCTCGCGTGAAATCACCAAAGAAGAGCAAGCAGACATTGGTAAACTGAAAAAACGCGTCAAAGGCTTGGTCATCGTCCATCCAATGACCAAAATCGGTAAAGAACTGCGTCTGGATGTGATGACAGGCTTTGCGCCAAAAGCGTTTTAA
- a CDS encoding 2-hydroxyacid dehydrogenase, which produces MVNVLFYSAKNYDEVSFNKAKGDHPVEYHFHDFRLTSKTASLAKNHEVVCAFVNDDLSAPVLKLLAEGGTKLIAMRCAGFDKVDLAAAKELGLQVVRVPAYSPEAVAEHAVGMMMCLNRRLHKAYLRTRDANFSLDGLVGFNFYGKTVGVIGSGKIGVAAMRIFQGLGMTILCYDPYPNPLALELGAQYVSLDELYAKSDIISLHCPMSKENYHLLNKTSFAKMKRGVMIINTSRGELLDSFAAIEALKQGQIGALGLDVYDNEKDLFFQDKSNDVIIDDVFRRLSACHNVLFTGHQAFLTHEALNNIASVTLNNIDAYFSGTTSGNELISE; this is translated from the coding sequence ATGGTAAATGTGCTTTTCTATAGTGCGAAAAACTACGACGAAGTCTCCTTCAATAAAGCCAAAGGCGACCATCCGGTTGAGTATCATTTCCACGATTTTCGCTTAACCAGCAAAACCGCTTCGCTGGCCAAAAACCACGAGGTGGTTTGCGCATTCGTCAACGACGATCTCTCTGCACCGGTCCTGAAGTTACTGGCGGAAGGCGGAACCAAACTGATCGCTATGCGCTGCGCGGGCTTTGACAAAGTGGACTTGGCGGCGGCCAAAGAGCTCGGCCTGCAAGTGGTGCGCGTGCCGGCCTATTCCCCGGAGGCCGTCGCCGAACACGCGGTCGGCATGATGATGTGCTTAAACCGCCGCCTGCACAAAGCGTATCTGCGCACCCGTGATGCGAACTTCTCGCTTGATGGCTTAGTAGGGTTCAACTTCTACGGCAAAACTGTCGGAGTGATCGGCTCGGGCAAAATCGGCGTGGCGGCGATGCGTATTTTCCAAGGATTGGGGATGACTATCCTCTGCTACGATCCGTATCCGAACCCTCTCGCGCTGGAACTTGGCGCACAATACGTGTCGTTGGATGAGTTGTATGCGAAGTCAGACATCATTAGCCTGCACTGCCCAATGAGCAAAGAGAACTACCATCTGCTCAACAAAACCTCGTTTGCTAAAATGAAACGCGGTGTGATGATCATCAACACCAGCCGCGGCGAACTGCTCGATTCGTTTGCCGCCATTGAAGCGCTAAAACAGGGGCAAATTGGCGCGCTCGGTTTGGATGTGTATGACAACGAGAAAGATCTCTTTTTCCAAGACAAATCCAACGATGTGATTATCGACGATGTCTTCCGCCGTCTCTCCGCTTGCCACAACGTGCTGTTTACTGGCCATCAAGCCTTTTTGACGCACGAGGCACTCAATAACATCGCCTCGGTGACGCTAAACAACATCGACGCCTATTTCTCTGGCACAACCAGCGGCAACGAGTTAATCAGCGAATGA
- a CDS encoding L,D-transpeptidase family protein — MFSLFLTLPALAQVDLVKVDKSKRRLYLMQGETVIREYRIALGKNPLGHKRQEGDHRTPEGDYTLDYVSEESAFYRSVHISYPNETDLAQARERGVSPGGDIKIHGLRDGEQRPPQFIQSFDWTNGCIALNNTEMDEFIRLVKMGTPIHIEW, encoded by the coding sequence ATGTTTTCTCTCTTTTTGACCTTGCCAGCGCTGGCGCAGGTGGATCTGGTTAAAGTCGATAAATCCAAACGCCGCCTCTACCTGATGCAAGGAGAGACAGTCATTCGCGAATACCGCATCGCGCTAGGCAAAAATCCACTGGGACATAAACGGCAAGAGGGCGATCACCGCACCCCAGAGGGCGATTACACGCTGGATTACGTCTCTGAAGAATCCGCGTTTTATCGCTCAGTGCACATCAGCTACCCCAATGAAACCGATTTAGCGCAAGCGCGCGAACGGGGTGTTTCGCCCGGTGGTGATATCAAAATTCATGGTCTGCGTGATGGCGAGCAGCGCCCACCTCAATTTATTCAGAGTTTCGATTGGACTAACGGTTGCATTGCGCTGAACAATACCGAGATGGATGAGTTTATCCGTTTAGTGAAAATGGGCACGCCGATTCACATCGAATGGTAG
- a CDS encoding DMT family transporter yields MTSERKASAILIMATILSAFGWIFSKETIQGLPPFGFVGLRFLIASLCLLPFCFRSLRRASWQDIRSAALVGCLLATALISWIHAISISDTLGEGAFILSLSMLMVPFVAWILFRQQPKRIFWLSLPIAMSGLAFLSLKDGWQSSSSQLWFLFNAVVLALHFNINSKYSQTLPILLLTCIQLFVTGLIGLTASALFESVPLDVEPSIWGWFTASTILATALRYVMQTMAQKQINPGNAALIMILEPVWTVFLSIGWYGEVLTLSKLVGCSLILFSLILYRTDGKLLSLLRRTQSAAGD; encoded by the coding sequence TTGACTTCTGAACGCAAAGCTTCCGCCATCTTGATCATGGCCACCATACTGTCCGCTTTTGGCTGGATCTTTTCCAAAGAGACTATCCAAGGGTTACCGCCGTTCGGCTTCGTCGGTTTGCGCTTTCTTATCGCCTCGCTGTGTTTATTGCCGTTTTGCTTTCGCTCGTTGCGCCGCGCGAGTTGGCAAGATATCCGTTCGGCAGCCTTGGTCGGTTGCCTACTTGCAACGGCACTGATCAGTTGGATTCACGCCATTTCGATTAGCGATACCCTCGGTGAAGGGGCGTTTATTCTTAGCCTGTCGATGTTGATGGTTCCGTTTGTTGCTTGGATCTTATTTCGGCAACAGCCCAAACGCATTTTTTGGCTCTCACTGCCGATTGCCATGTCGGGGCTGGCGTTTTTATCGCTCAAAGATGGCTGGCAAAGCTCGTCCAGCCAGCTTTGGTTTTTGTTTAATGCCGTGGTACTGGCACTGCACTTCAATATCAATAGCAAGTATTCGCAGACTTTACCCATTTTGCTTCTCACCTGTATTCAACTGTTTGTGACCGGATTGATTGGTTTAACCGCCAGTGCGCTGTTTGAAAGTGTGCCGCTTGACGTCGAGCCGAGTATTTGGGGCTGGTTTACCGCCAGTACCATACTGGCGACCGCGCTGCGCTACGTGATGCAAACCATGGCGCAAAAGCAGATCAACCCGGGTAACGCGGCGTTAATCATGATTTTAGAGCCGGTTTGGACGGTATTTCTCAGTATTGGCTGGTATGGCGAGGTATTGACGTTGAGTAAGTTAGTCGGCTGTAGCCTGATTTTGTTTTCACTGATTTTGTATCGCACCGACGGCAAACTGCTCTCCTTACTGCGGCGTACACAATCTGCGGCAGGTGATTAA
- a CDS encoding lactate/malate family dehydrogenase, whose protein sequence is MKIGVIGAGAVGVGVCNYLLTLGSVSELVLLDQNLARAEGEVYDFRHTAALTFSKNTHILPTQNYLDLLGADIVVITAGAQIKQGQTRLDIAEINAKIGVEIAHQVERVAPNATLIVVSNPCDIVTHFIAKNSSFKASKIISSGCVIDTARLMTIVANRVQLDPKNVFGYVLGEHGSQCFTPKSLISIAGQPADYYCDTNHIKRIDADELLESVKQAGYEIFKRKHNTTHGISASVFRIIQAIMINEKSVLPVGTLLSGQYGLKDVVLSLPTVIGKQGAEKILHHPFSQEELETLSEIAKAVNVVVAQVANATGLNA, encoded by the coding sequence ATGAAGATTGGTGTAATTGGCGCGGGAGCCGTTGGCGTGGGAGTGTGCAATTATCTGCTCACCTTAGGCAGTGTCAGCGAATTGGTGTTATTGGACCAAAACTTAGCCAGAGCCGAAGGGGAAGTGTATGACTTTCGCCATACCGCGGCGCTCACCTTCTCAAAAAATACCCACATCTTACCGACGCAAAATTATCTTGATTTGCTCGGTGCCGACATTGTGGTGATTACCGCGGGTGCGCAGATCAAACAAGGGCAAACGCGTCTGGATATCGCTGAAATCAATGCCAAGATTGGTGTTGAAATCGCTCATCAGGTTGAGCGTGTTGCACCGAATGCCACTTTGATTGTGGTGTCGAATCCTTGCGATATCGTCACCCACTTCATCGCCAAAAACAGCTCGTTCAAAGCATCGAAAATCATCAGCAGTGGCTGTGTGATCGATACGGCTCGTTTGATGACCATTGTGGCAAATCGCGTGCAACTGGATCCGAAAAATGTCTTTGGCTATGTGCTTGGCGAACACGGTAGCCAGTGTTTTACCCCGAAGAGCCTGATTTCGATCGCCGGGCAGCCTGCGGATTACTACTGTGACACTAACCATATCAAACGCATTGACGCCGATGAACTGTTGGAATCGGTCAAGCAGGCGGGGTATGAGATTTTCAAACGCAAGCACAATACCACCCATGGCATCTCGGCCAGCGTGTTTCGCATCATTCAGGCGATCATGATCAATGAAAAATCGGTTTTACCGGTAGGCACGCTATTGTCCGGGCAATATGGGCTAAAAGATGTGGTGCTCAGCTTACCGACGGTGATTGGCAAACAAGGCGCAGAAAAGATTTTGCACCACCCGTTTAGCCAAGAGGAGCTCGAGACGTTAAGTGAGATTGCCAAAGCGGTGAATGTGGTTGTGGCGCAAGTGGCCAACGCTACGGGACTAAACGCTTAA
- a CDS encoding ABC transporter substrate-binding protein produces MKLLIKGLVLSALSFSAVSQAESEVLNVYAWGSYLPEASLKAFEKQEGVTINYSTFENNESMYTKLKLLKGGGYDVVFASAYFIEKMGREGLLTKLDHSKIPNMKDTMDGLLGQAHDPKNDYSLPYIWGITGISYNETMVDAPLTRWADLWDKKYAQQVMLIDDIRDVFGMALKLNGFSINTKNEAEIKKAYESLVALKNNVLLYNSDAPQVPYVSGEASVGMQWNGNAYQGQVEMPELKFVMPEEGAVLWMDNFTIPSGSKHKELAHKFVNFMYQPENQAEIVNSLGYASATKSGRELLPAELKNNPTIFPSDKDMKKGEFINDVGPETLAIYEKYWQRLRTQ; encoded by the coding sequence ATGAAATTATTAATCAAAGGACTGGTTTTGAGTGCGCTCTCTTTTAGCGCGGTCTCTCAGGCAGAGAGCGAAGTGCTGAACGTTTATGCTTGGGGGAGTTACCTACCTGAAGCTTCTCTAAAGGCGTTTGAGAAACAAGAAGGCGTCACGATTAACTATTCAACATTTGAAAATAATGAATCGATGTACACCAAACTCAAGCTGCTGAAAGGTGGCGGTTACGATGTGGTGTTTGCCTCCGCGTACTTCATCGAAAAAATGGGTCGGGAAGGGCTGTTGACCAAACTGGATCACAGCAAAATCCCTAACATGAAAGACACGATGGATGGTCTGCTTGGTCAAGCGCACGATCCGAAAAACGACTACTCGCTGCCTTATATTTGGGGCATTACTGGTATTAGTTACAATGAAACCATGGTCGACGCCCCTCTGACTCGCTGGGCCGATCTGTGGGATAAAAAGTACGCGCAACAAGTGATGCTGATTGACGATATCCGTGATGTTTTCGGTATGGCGTTAAAACTTAACGGCTTTAGTATCAACACTAAAAACGAAGCGGAAATCAAGAAAGCATACGAATCTTTGGTTGCGTTGAAGAATAACGTCTTACTGTATAACTCAGATGCGCCGCAAGTGCCGTATGTGTCTGGTGAAGCGTCTGTCGGCATGCAGTGGAACGGGAACGCCTACCAAGGCCAAGTGGAAATGCCAGAACTGAAGTTCGTGATGCCTGAAGAAGGCGCGGTTCTGTGGATGGATAACTTCACCATTCCATCTGGTAGTAAACACAAAGAATTGGCGCACAAGTTTGTTAACTTCATGTACCAACCAGAAAACCAAGCTGAGATTGTCAACAGCCTAGGCTACGCTTCAGCAACCAAATCTGGCCGTGAGTTGCTACCCGCTGAGTTGAAAAACAACCCAACCATCTTCCCATCAGATAAAGATATGAAGAAGGGAGAGTTTATTAATGATGTCGGTCCAGAAACGCTCGCGATTTATGAGAAATACTGGCAGCGCCTAAGAACGCAATAA
- a CDS encoding GNAT family N-acetyltransferase: protein MDITLSHIDKNNYQAVCQLELAKYQEELVVSNTWSLIESFYHENTQARALCLEGKPVGFIMWEMGSDSVVILRRIMVDYAHQRHGIGRCAIDLLLAEMASLPAVKKLQVEYPRNNRAAKAFFTAVGFDVEEGQSDSNILSASMLVDK, encoded by the coding sequence ATGGACATCACCTTAAGCCACATCGATAAAAACAACTACCAAGCTGTATGCCAATTAGAGTTGGCTAAGTATCAGGAAGAGCTGGTGGTCAGCAATACTTGGTCACTGATTGAATCTTTTTATCACGAGAATACCCAAGCGCGAGCGCTCTGCTTAGAGGGTAAACCCGTTGGCTTTATTATGTGGGAAATGGGTTCCGATTCTGTGGTCATACTGCGTCGTATTATGGTGGACTATGCCCATCAGCGTCATGGTATTGGTCGTTGTGCCATTGATCTATTGTTAGCAGAAATGGCGAGCCTACCGGCGGTGAAAAAATTGCAGGTCGAATATCCACGCAACAACCGAGCCGCGAAAGCTTTTTTTACGGCGGTCGGTTTTGATGTGGAAGAGGGGCAAAGTGACAGCAATATTCTCTCTGCCAGCATGCTAGTCGACAAATAA
- a CDS encoding DUF3103 domain-containing protein — MKKIISLSALCALALVGCQSEETKVTTISNDKAGEITNTKRDLAKQLSEHFTELEGTLRANITSEQLNVSLSTLAEQQPKAQFSRQFIQADSQIRTWKGISEYTDELLEVRLANEAMLAAWQNGEQSPLFAFEPTGDDEQWQYIEAFDINGQIHQLSVSEMPEVPVIVIDNNSSVELKAGLQAMRAEMQRLGQSTVVLPYQNERDRAATSVKAFAAGEAQPIHTTQLKKIRLADDQEPWISGKAEIYAIVTGVNPSRDEPALDLVEMPYLDYDNKDYYPNQIVIHWSRYRWGAADMVLMEQDDGTDYKQLAKLLVQVAEEVLKAIPDPEVQAYAIIPQLTNKIIDAIPDGALANDDDFVDVYYTLMQDTSYVDHPGAGVNAVVTLEPLTINPTRP; from the coding sequence ATGAAAAAAATCATCTCCCTCTCTGCTCTTTGTGCATTAGCGCTTGTGGGTTGCCAGTCTGAAGAGACGAAAGTGACCACCATTTCTAACGACAAAGCGGGGGAAATTACCAATACAAAACGTGATTTGGCCAAACAACTGAGTGAACATTTTACGGAGTTAGAAGGTACACTGCGCGCCAATATCACTTCTGAGCAACTTAACGTTTCACTTTCCACTCTGGCTGAGCAGCAACCGAAAGCGCAATTTAGTCGCCAATTTATCCAAGCAGATAGCCAGATTCGTACATGGAAAGGCATCTCTGAATACACCGACGAACTCTTAGAAGTGCGCTTAGCCAATGAAGCGATGTTAGCCGCTTGGCAAAATGGCGAGCAAAGCCCACTGTTCGCCTTTGAGCCAACGGGTGATGATGAGCAGTGGCAGTACATTGAAGCCTTTGATATCAATGGACAAATACATCAGTTAAGTGTGAGTGAAATGCCGGAAGTGCCTGTTATCGTGATTGATAACAATAGCTCGGTCGAGTTGAAAGCAGGCTTACAAGCGATGAGAGCCGAAATGCAGCGCCTTGGTCAATCAACGGTCGTTTTGCCTTATCAGAATGAACGTGATCGCGCTGCAACGTCTGTGAAGGCGTTCGCAGCAGGAGAGGCACAGCCAATCCATACCACGCAGCTGAAGAAAATTCGTCTAGCCGATGACCAAGAGCCATGGATCTCAGGAAAAGCAGAAATCTACGCCATTGTGACAGGGGTAAACCCAAGTCGTGATGAGCCTGCGCTTGATCTGGTCGAAATGCCTTATCTCGATTACGACAACAAAGATTACTACCCAAATCAAATTGTGATTCACTGGTCTCGCTACCGCTGGGGCGCCGCTGATATGGTGTTGATGGAGCAAGACGATGGTACGGATTACAAGCAGCTTGCCAAGCTGTTGGTACAGGTGGCGGAAGAGGTGCTCAAAGCCATTCCCGATCCAGAAGTGCAAGCCTACGCGATTATCCCGCAGCTGACGAACAAGATCATTGATGCCATTCCAGATGGTGCGCTAGCCAATGATGATGACTTTGTCGATGTCTACTACACCTTGATGCAAGACACGTCGTATGTTGATCATCCGGGAGCGGGCGTAAACGCGGTAGTGACCTTGGAGCCGCTGACGATCAATCCAACCCGTCCATAA
- a CDS encoding heavy metal-binding domain-containing protein, with amino-acid sequence MIVTTTPQIEGKRIIAYKGVIAGEAILGANLFKDLFAGIRDMVGGRSGTYEKELERARTIAFEELEQKARALGANAIVGVDIDYEVLGQSNGMLMVSASGTAVVIEQ; translated from the coding sequence ATGATAGTAACAACTACTCCGCAAATTGAAGGCAAGCGAATTATCGCCTACAAAGGCGTTATTGCAGGCGAAGCCATTCTTGGCGCAAACTTATTTAAAGATCTTTTTGCGGGAATAAGAGATATGGTTGGTGGACGCTCTGGTACTTACGAAAAAGAATTAGAGCGAGCAAGAACCATAGCGTTTGAAGAGTTAGAGCAAAAAGCGCGCGCTTTAGGCGCTAATGCGATTGTTGGCGTGGATATCGATTATGAAGTCTTAGGCCAGAGTAACGGCATGTTGATGGTTTCTGCTAGCGGTACCGCAGTCGTGATCGAGCAGTAA